The stretch of DNA TTATAAATATCAGATATAGCTTAAGTACATGTACATTAAAGATGTGTAAATAGAGATATATTTTTAAAACAAAAAAGATAAGGAGATTTATATGAATAAAATTAATTTTATTTTGGTTTTATTACTACTAATTAGTAGTTGTGAATATGAGCATGGAAATGCTACACCTAAGAGTAGAGTTAAAAGAAACTTGGAAGAACAATCAGAAGTACAAAAAACACCTGAAGAAGTGTTAAAAGAAAAGTTAAATGATACTGAAAAATCAAATCTGAATTTCTTAAAAGAGGCTCTGGGGAGTGAAAGTGATTTCAACAAATTTTTAAATCATGATGAATCTAAAATAAAGGAAGCCCTTAATCATATACATACTGAGCTCACAAAATGTACAGGTGATAATGCTAGCCAGCAAAAAGAAACTTTTAAACAAGTAGTAAAAGGAGCCCTTAATGGTGGTGAAAACTTAGATAATTTTAAAAACCAAGCATCAAGCACTTGTGAAGCAGGAAGTTAAATAAACCTCCCATGATCAAAGATGAAAGTTAAGAAAGATAGATTTAAGAAAGATAGATTTAAAAGAAAAAGGCAACAAAAACTCTAGATAAATAAGTGTAAAAAAGAATAAATTAAACTCGTTATAAAAATGGTAAGAGTAACTATAAAATTCGAATTTGAAATCTATATCACACAAATCTTGATATAAAAAGCTATTCTTTAAAAAATCTGTGATAATAACACTCAGCTCGTCTAAATCAATATTCTTAATATCAATATCACTATTTGACTTTAAAGATTTGGCAATACTACTAACTTTCTGTTCCAATCTTGAAACCTCAGTCATTACATAACTAATAAAATCATCATCTCTATCAATTACACAGTTGACTAACCCACCACCTATGATAAAAAATAAATTTCCCTTGTTTAAACCTGTACATAAAGCTGCATTTGTACTTGAACATAATACTTAAAGAAATATTTATCTTCTAAAAAATTAGAAAGTCTATTGTATTCAATAGCAGAACTCTTTAAGTAAAAATTATCACTAACTTTGATCTCAAGTTACTGTGCTTCGTCTGTGATACCCACAAACCATCCACCAATTATCAAACCAACTAATATCTCACAATCTTTAATTTTTTTGTAATAATTATATTTATCAACGCCGTTTGCATATTTGTTTTTATGTAACACCTCAATATTACCCACGTGCATACGTACAAATTCCCTAAATCCTAGATTTTCTAGTTCCTTTCCCTTCCTATAGCTTTAAGTATTCGCTCTCGCATCAATTTTTCTAAAGAATCAGCACCAATAAACATGCTTCCAACTTCACTTGCACCTATACTCTTTAAGACTTTTCTTTAAATACTAAAATCAACCTTAATATTAAACTTAAAACATTCATCCTTACCAATTTTTGGTAACTTACGTCCTATTCCACTTATTTTACTTACTTGTTTTTGTTTACCCTGAAGTTTTTCTTGACTCTTATATGCAAATGATTCAGAACCCTTAAACACCATCTGCATGTACAAACTAAATTGTTGCATCCCTACCTCTGATCTTTACTCATTTATTTTTGTTACATTTATCATATTTGATCTCCTTATTATTTGTTTTTTAACAAAAAAATATTTTTTATTAAAGACTAGTTTACTTTCTGGTAATAATTACGTTATTATGATTAGTAATAGAACAAATAATAAGGAGTTTCAAATGAGGAGCACAAAAAAACCTATAAATAAACATCAACACAAATTAATCGTTTTAGTATCAACATTAGATTACGTGAACTTGAACCTTAAAAAATATACTCAAAGCAACATACTTTATTACTTTAATAACAATATGAACAAAAATGGCCAAAAGCCTATTAAACTTAAAACACTACAAAGCTATCTCTATAAATTAGAAAAAGTATTTAAAGTGACAATCAATTATTACAAACATTTGGGTGTTAACATGGGTACTGAAATTCATTACAAACTTAAATATTCTAAAAAAGAATGTTACCGCATAATCAATAAACACTTTAGAGATAAAAAAGAAGAAAGACACAAAAATCGTGTTAATGAATATCTTGAAAAGACTTGCACTAAAAATAGCAGTGTAGAAAAATGGGAATGTTCTAATAATTATTATAATAATAAAGAAGAAAATAAAAATAACACAAAAACCATAGAAAAATTACAAATAGAAAAATACGCTAGGAAATGCAATTTTACATCAAATGCTTTCCTCTCTATTTTGAATTTAGAAGCGAAAAAAGATTTTAAAATTCAATTACTGAAAGCCATTAAAATAGCTGAAAATAGTGGGTACAAAAGAATCAATGATATTAAACCAAATAACAGTAAACTTGCAAGTAAACAAAAAGAATTAAGTAAAATACTAGACAAAATAAAAGCTGATCTGGAGAATAGAGGGTATGACACCAAGCAATTAAAAACCCAAATACAAAACGTATATGAACAATATAAAAATAAACCCCACTTTATCATAGAAAAAGATAAATACAGTGATTTAAAGAAGATAATAGAAAAACTTAAAAAAACAGTTGAATTTGCTAATAAAAACACACAGAAAAATGAGAGAGACATTAGGAATAACATCTTTAGCATACTTCTTGAACAATTAAGACATAAAGTAGACGTATCGGTTTTGGTACCAATATTAAAGAATTATTTAAACAAACAGAACAAATTAGAATACGACAAGGT from Borrelia parkeri encodes:
- a CDS encoding Mlp family lipoprotein, whose amino-acid sequence is MNKINFILVLLLLISSCEYEHGNATPKSRVKRNLEEQSEVQKTPEEVLKEKLNDTEKSNLNFLKEALGSESDFNKFLNHDESKIKEALNHIHTELTKCTGDNASQQKETFKQVVKGALNGGENLDNFKNQASSTCEAGS
- a CDS encoding plasmid maintenance protein produces the protein MRSTKKPINKHQHKLIVLVSTLDYVNLNLKKYTQSNILYYFNNNMNKNGQKPIKLKTLQSYLYKLEKVFKVTINYYKHLGVNMGTEIHYKLKYSKKECYRIINKHFRDKKEERHKNRVNEYLEKTCTKNSSVEKWECSNNYYNNKEENKNNTKTIEKLQIEKYARKCNFTSNAFLSILNLEAKKDFKIQLLKAIKIAENSGYKRINDIKPNNSKLASKQKELSKILDKIKADLENRGYDTKQLKTQIQNVYEQYKNKPHFIIEKDKYSDLKKIIEKLKKTVEFANKNTQKNERDIRNNIFSILLEQLRHKVDVSVLVPILKNYLNKQNKLEYDKVFSNHYYCELLELMEGNKNYLQLEESKKITS